In Providencia hangzhouensis, the DNA window AGTAAGATACCCGTTGATGTTTGATAAACGACAGCCAATCCCACAACACCAATTAGCGTACAACTAAACCCTAAAATGGTAAGTTTAATCTCACCCAACTTATGTAAGAACATACCGGCTAAAGGTGCTGCAAATACTGACGCTAAGGGTATTGGGATGATGTACAACGCAGCTTGAAATGGGGTATAGCCCAATACCAGTTGTAAACGTTGGCTTAGTAATAATTCGACACCAACAATAACCACAATGGATAAAATCGCCATCATCAACCCTGCATTGAATTTAGGGTGCTTTAATAGCGTAAAATCAATCATTGGTGATGTTGATTTCACTTGTCGATTTCTAAATGCCACCAAAAAGAAAACCCCAATAACACCTGAAACCAATACCGCCGGCCAGTCGGTATAAGGTTTACCGAGCTCTTTCAACGCATAAATAACTCCAATTAAACCAATTAACACTAGAATGGAACCTAAAATATCGATTTTTTTATCGCTGTTACCACCACATTTGGGGATTAAATAACAAGCGAACGGAATAACCAATAAAACGACGGGTACATTAATTAAAAAAACAGAGCCCCACCAAAAGTGGTTAAGTAAGATACCGCCGATCAAAGGGCCTATTGCCGCCCCACCTGAAGCAACTGCCGACCATATTCCAATTGCTAACGCCCTTTCTTTCGGGTCTAAAAAAACATGCCTTACAATCGCAAGGGTGGCAGGCATACTTACTGCGGCACCTACAGCCAAAAAGCCACGAGACAAAATCAAACTTGTTGCTGTTGGTGAAAATGCAGCACACAACGAGGCTAAACCAAATAACGGCAGCCCCAACAAAAACATTTGTTTGTGACCGACTTTATCACTTAGCATCCCCGCTGCAGGTAATAACCCAGCGACAACCAGTGGGTACGCATTCATTATCCACAGTTTTTCAGATGACGTAGCGCCTAAATCATGGGTTAATTTAGGTAATGCGGTATACAGTACAGTGACATCAATAACGATAAGAAACAGTACACTTGAAACTAATAGAAGCACTATCCAGCGCTTATAATCGGTTAACATAAAATTCTCTCAATGAGTTTATTTGATCATGATTTCTGTGCTGATCGTGCTACAATATAAATCCATACGTACGTATTGAAAAGAGGTTTTTCTAAATGGGACGTCAACGAACAATCGATAGAGAAAAATTACTTGATACTGCTGAAGACATTGTTCTACAGCAAGGCGCTACAGCGCTCACTATCGACGCAGTCGCCAAAGCGATGGGGATATCTAAAGGTGGGGTTCAATATTGTTTTGGCAATAAAGATGCCTTAATCGATGCAATGTTTGAGCGTTGGGGCCAGTCCTATGATGAAATTTTCAATCAAACAATTGAACAAGATAACTCCCCTGAAGGGAAAATTTTTGCGCATATGCAAGCGACCCACCAGCACGACAAAGTCTCGATGGCAAAAGGCGCTTCCTTAATGGCATCCTTATTACAAACCCCTGAATATCTGGAAAGTACGCGTACTTGGTATCGTGAACGGCTTGCGAGACTAGATACTTCAACAGAAAAAGGCAAACAAGCAAGAATTGTTTTTCTAGCCACTGAAGGCGCTTTTATGTTGCGTTATATGGGATTTATGGAAATTGATGATAATGAGTGGCAATCTATATTTAGTGATTTAGAAAATTTATTAAAAGGGTAGACTTAGTCTCTTTTTTTGATATCGATAATAACTCCACTCCAATAAACTAAAAATAAGAAATAAAATGGAGATAATTTAAAATGAAAGTAAATGAATTAAAATTACTTATAGAGACAAATAAAAACAATAATTTTATTAATAATAAGAAACCATTTGTCTATAATATAAAAGAAAAGCCCATTAACACTGACTGTGTAGCTTCATTAAAGAAGAAATTTGAAGAGTTAGATAGAAAAACAGACAGTTTTAAAAAAACACAAACGAATAAACCACAAAGTTACATAAAAAAAGAATTATCAGAATACGATAATTACGCATTTGGAAATGATTTAACGAAAAAAAATCTTTACTTTATTTACAGTTCACCAGACTCAAAAAAAATAGAGCTAATACACAATCATAATAAAAACAAAATAAATAATGACAATGCAATTTTTATCAATATGTTTAGTTTATTAAAAAATGAACCTGATGGTTCCATATATAAAATAAATAATCACACAATCAAAATAGCTAATAAAAACGAAGAACTAACAACAAATGATGATCGATTTACTCACAAAATCACGTTAAAAAATGGGAAAGACATATTAATAGAAAGATACAATGAAAAAAGTAAATTTTCATTTTAATAAAGAAAAACCCGGCAAAAACAGATTGTCGGGTTATTCTTATCATCAGTATATTACGAATTTATTTTCCCAATATATTTATATATTGAATTTAAATAACAAACACTAAATATAATAATTAAGGTGAATTTATGAACAAATAATAATACTTAATTTTATCATTCTTGGTGCTGATATTATTTTAAAATTATCTAGTATGAAAAATGTGTTTTACGTTCCTATGCAGCAAGATTAGGTGATTGAATCATTAAGACATAAAATTATGTGTTAATGATTCAAGAAAACCCCCTTATCATCGTCAGTTATAATTTGTTTTAACGATTTATAAATACCACCATCATCTGTTTGCAAGATAAATACAAATAAAACCTGACAAAGTACCGATTGAGGGCAATGACGAGGCCGATATTTTGAATAGATCGACCATCCATTAGCTAAATATCTTTCATGCATTCGCTTCATTGCATCAACAACAGAGTTCGCAGCTTGCCCTTTGTTGATTTTAGTCGATTTTTTTTGGTGATATATAAAAGCATCGGTAACTGTTTTAGATATAATATAGAAAACTTGCCCTACAGATAAGTTTTCTAATAAACAGGTGATGTTTTTCGTGGTTTTTTCACCAATTTGAAAAGATGTGAAATTATATTCATTCATTTCATGGTTTAAATAAAAAAAACACTCAAATAGATTATTTTTTTTACATAGTTCAATTAGTGATTTTTTATTTTCTTGTAAGTAATATAAATCAGATAATTTCCTCTCCAATAAATCAATAATCGATGATAAGTTATCTGTTTCTTTAACAATAACTTCCCAGCACATAAACTCATCATTAAAATAAACATAATCACCACTAACACTTAAATATTTTAAATTAGTAACTGTACTTATTGCTATCACACCAGAAGCATAAAGCTGTTCTATAATTAATAAATCAAAATTATAACTAGGTGTTAATTTCTCATGTTTCAGATTGTTAAGACTATCTAAATAAATTAGGTTTTCATCCGCACAATACCGTATAAGTGAAAGTAAAAAAACACTATTTTCAAAAGAAAGATCATTAATACTTAATGCATTTTCTTTTTTACAAAATAATAAGTCATTAATGTATTCAATTTTTTCCTGCCTTTCTTTTTCATTCTCTATACGAATACAATCAATACAAACATGTTCAAGACCGTTTAAATGTGAAAAGTGGCTTCTATCTCGTAGACATTCTATTTCACCACATGAAACACATTTTAGTTTTAAACTATAGGCTTTACAGCTTTTAGCAACAATAGTTTTTATTTCCTTAGATTTTAATTGTGTTTTTTCTTCTATCTTAATCATTGAATATGAAAATCGACCATTTCCCTCAACCTGCCAATATAATTGACATAAAAATTCATACTCCTTATCAATAACATCGATAAATATATTTTCCATATGTTTATTTCCTTATTTTTTTATTATGTTATATTAAAAAAAACAAAAAATAGAAATTATATTATGACAAAAAAAATAAAAAGGCTTATTATGATTAAATAATGAACATTTTATTAATCAATTGACCAATTCTAAATAAGGTTAACACTTTCCCAATCCACAATTGGAGAATGTTAGAAACTGCTCACTAAAACACAGTCAACACGATTATTCCCTTGCCTTTAAATTTCAGGTTGTTGACCAAGTTGAAAAAAGCAAACAAACCTATAAATAAGCCCAAGGCTACTACAGTATACAAGGATGCTCCGCTACTTTAAGTCAATAGATATTGATGATAACAAATGGCAAGAAGCATTCCGTGACATGTTACATCTTCTAGATTTCACCTTTCTTGTTAATTATTTGAATAACATATTTATTTCTCTCACTTACAATTGAGAATAAAAAAAAGAATAATTATCATTTACTATTCTTTTATGTGATGCTAACGTTATTAAAATCATCTTTCAAATATTCTTATCTATATCCTCCCTTTAGTGAATATAGATTACAGATGCCGTTAATTGATTCATTTTCGTAGCTTAAGAGGCTGATCATGATAAGTAACCCTATAAAGAAAGTAGCTTTTAACATTAATGAAAAACACTCTAATAATAATGCACTTAGACGTTTAATTCATTGTTTATTTGCTGA includes these proteins:
- a CDS encoding TetR/AcrR family transcriptional regulator, whose protein sequence is MGRQRTIDREKLLDTAEDIVLQQGATALTIDAVAKAMGISKGGVQYCFGNKDALIDAMFERWGQSYDEIFNQTIEQDNSPEGKIFAHMQATHQHDKVSMAKGASLMASLLQTPEYLESTRTWYRERLARLDTSTEKGKQARIVFLATEGAFMLRYMGFMEIDDNEWQSIFSDLENLLKG
- a CDS encoding MFS transporter encodes the protein MLTDYKRWIVLLLVSSVLFLIVIDVTVLYTALPKLTHDLGATSSEKLWIMNAYPLVVAGLLPAAGMLSDKVGHKQMFLLGLPLFGLASLCAAFSPTATSLILSRGFLAVGAAVSMPATLAIVRHVFLDPKERALAIGIWSAVASGGAAIGPLIGGILLNHFWWGSVFLINVPVVLLVIPFACYLIPKCGGNSDKKIDILGSILVLIGLIGVIYALKELGKPYTDWPAVLVSGVIGVFFLVAFRNRQVKSTSPMIDFTLLKHPKFNAGLMMAILSIVVIVGVELLLSQRLQLVLGYTPFQAALYIIPIPLASVFAAPLAGMFLHKLGEIKLTILGFSCTLIGVVGLAVVYQTSTGILLLSFLFLIGFGLGAIFTTASTTVMLNAPDEKAGMAASIEEIAYEIGSVLGVTFMGGLMSAIYTLKLSLPEDMTVSDKVYGSIDEALLVSESLPVNTASALINQANIAFDHAFLGVMVATIFVLLISIIVLPYLLRSKKALVN